Proteins encoded within one genomic window of Haematobia irritans isolate KBUSLIRL chromosome 5, ASM5000362v1, whole genome shotgun sequence:
- the LOC142239939 gene encoding uncharacterized protein LOC142239939, translating to MKLYKNIKHKYNTETKNIIKQYSKSNRQAASLKASTTFLIKCKQAGIIPKFITNTTTHTYNIFNTNNLPPKFKRELEKHNYNFHTKVLNLIIQYKHMQIHKNTIMISNAKDKLSKVMSTDDYNKFIEKLGMNNKTSWFENLTNKTIPTNVKWLLSLGPKFSLPTTTTSFPLFNVIAEGDECIQTLDNKEEQENARVRLASLIDDHIQKTKPNKKEKFILDTVGETRKYLKENKDLLILTADKGGKTVAMYKDDYEIKMKNILRDICTYRRLKRDPTSTLQTKNNKLVEKLFRMNIIDTNEKLKLICKTANAPRIYGLPKIHKEGVPVRPICSSINSPSYELSKYIVNILKNLTKDSKYNVKDAIEFKNKTSNIKIEDNETMISFDVVSLFPSIPVNLAIKIIKEKWDEIKDYTKIPMDIFIEMLTFCIKDSRYFVYDDKVYEQRKGMPMGSPASPIIADIVMEVLLDSATLSALNAFDRQIQFTMETEEDNKLPYLDTIILRHRNGIKINWYQKPTATGRLINFNSKHPRRVIMNTATNFIRRGIFGYYLPSIYTSPHDNANLRRQQRNVNVNERKKTPVKSVTRGSCCTVQYFVVVTNSVHIMELGKSHDCLKGYYVGIQFAKKPTSMYDIRKHNHKTGERDIAYSRWKRFRLPQLLEEYRSARRIANRYINAAKTEYYAMRFNSAVDSRDKWMIIHDIGVGK from the exons atgaaacttTACAAAAACATTAAACATAAATATAACACAGAAACGAAAAATATAATCAAACAATATTCCAAAAGTAACAGGCAAGCAGCATCCCTAAAGGCATCAACCACTTTTCTAATAAAATGCAAACAAGCAGGTATTATACCAAAATTCATCACTAATACAACAACACATACTTATAACATCTTCAATACTAACAACTTGCCGCCAAAATTCAAACGAGAATTAGAAAAGCATAACTATAACTTTCACACTAAAGTATTGAATCTCATCATACAATACAAACACatgcaaatacacaaaaatacaaTAATGATTTCTAATGCTAAAGATAAACTAAGCAAAGTCATGAGTACGGATGACTACAACAAATTCATTGAGA aGCTTGGCATGAACAACAAAACAAGTTGGTTTGAGAACCTCACAAATAAAACCATACCAACTAATGTTAAATGGCTGCTTTCTCTAGGACCCAAGTTTTCTCTTCCGACAACAACAACTTCCTTTCCGTTGTTCAATGTTATAGCTGAAGGCGATGAGTGCATACAAACATTAGACAATAAAGAAGAACAAGAGAACGCGAGAGTACGTTTAGCTTCTCTTATAGATGACCACATACAAAAGACTAAACCAAATAAGAAAGAGAAATTTATACTTGACACAGTGGGGGAGACACGGAAATATCTAAAGGAAAATAAAGATTTACTTATTCTAACTGCTGATAAAGGGGGAAAAACCGTAGCGATGTATAAAGACGATTATGAAATaaagatgaaaaatattttaagagaTATTTGTACATATAGACGCTTAAAAAGAGATCCGACATCAACACtacaaaccaaaaataacaaactgGTGGAAAAATTATTCAGAATGAACATCATTGACaccaacgaaaaattaaaattgatatgTAAAACTGCTAACGCCCCTCGAATTTATGGACTTCCGAAGATACATAAGGAAGGAGTTCCTGTAAGACCGATATGTTCTTCAATAAATTCCCCCTCTTATGAACtatcaaaatatattgtaaatattttgaaaaatttgacgaaagatTCCAAATATAATGTAAAGGACGCAATTGAATTTAAGAATAAAACCAGTAATATTAAGATTGAGGACAATGAAACAATGATCTCGTTTGACGTAGTATCTCTTTTTCCAAGCATTCCAGTAAATTTGGCGATTaagattataaaagaaaaatgggACGAAATAAAGGACTATACGAAGATACCGatggatatttttatagaaatgttaactttttgtaTAAAGGACTCAAGATATTTTGTATATGATGACAAGGTGTATGAGCAACGTAAAGGAATGCCAATGGGATCACCAGCTTCACCTATTATCGCCGATATTGTAATGGAAGTACTCTTGGACTCA GCCACTTTATCAGCTTTAAACGCCTTTGatagacaaattcaatttacgATGGAAACAGAAGAGGACAACAAGTTACCATACTTAGATACCATAATTTTAAGGCAcagaaatggaataaaaattaactggTATCAAAAGCCAACAGCCACAGGACGATTGATAAATTTCAACTCCAAACATCCTAGACGAGTTATAATGAATAcggctacaaattttataagaaga gGCATTTTCGGTTATTATCTACCTTCCATATACACCTCACCtcacgataatgccaacttaagaaGACAACAAAGAAATGTGAatgtaaatgaaag AAAAAAAACACCGGTTAAATCGGTAACAAGA GGCTCCTGCTGTACGgttcaatattttgttgttgtcacCAACAGCGTTCATATAATGGAACTTGGAAAATCTCACGATTGTCTCAAAGGATATTATGTTGGTattcaatttgcaaaaaaacCAACGAGTATGTACGATATTAGGAAACACAATCATAAAACGGG GGAAAGGGATATTGCATACTCTCGATGGAAACGCTTTAGATTACCTCAACTTCTAGAGGAGTATCGATCGGCGAGGAGAATAGCGAACAGATATATCAATGCGGCGAAAACCGAATATTACGCTATGCGTTTTAATTCTGCTGTAGATTCCAGGGACAAGTGGATGATTATACATGATATCGGTGTTGGGAagtag